One Candidatus Beckwithbacteria bacterium DNA window includes the following coding sequences:
- a CDS encoding YvcK family protein: MATVQNKKIVVIGGGTGTSVVVSGLKNHENLNITALVSVADSGGSTGRLRDEFGFQPVGDLRQSLAALADEKEQSWIRNLLLYRFSQGEGLQGHNLGNLLLTALQDMAGSTAKALEIAESIFRLKGSIYPITETNVQLVVEYEDGTFLIGEDNLNPGNSGGKKIKKIHLSPKAKIYKKAAASIEQADLVVIGPGDLYASILPNFLAQGIKTAFTKSQAKIVYIVNLMTSFTQTANYKASDHLTELEQYLGKKPDFVFMHSGVISKQMLELYQAEQEFPVEDDLDRNKYQVIGRDFLETVVASKQPGDALHRSLLRHDGEKISQELLKLL, translated from the coding sequence ATGGCTACAGTGCAAAATAAAAAAATTGTGGTAATTGGTGGTGGGACCGGAACTTCAGTAGTGGTTTCTGGACTTAAAAATCATGAAAATCTCAATATTACTGCCTTGGTTTCAGTAGCTGATTCTGGTGGGTCAACCGGCAGGCTTCGGGATGAATTTGGCTTTCAGCCAGTGGGGGATTTGCGACAGTCTTTGGCAGCTTTAGCAGATGAAAAGGAGCAAAGCTGGATTAGAAATTTATTGCTCTACCGATTTTCTCAGGGAGAAGGCTTGCAAGGCCATAATCTGGGAAATTTACTCCTAACTGCCTTGCAAGATATGGCTGGCTCAACCGCCAAAGCTTTGGAAATTGCTGAATCTATTTTTAGGCTTAAGGGTAGTATTTACCCAATTACTGAAACCAATGTTCAGCTGGTAGTTGAATATGAAGATGGCACGTTTTTAATCGGCGAAGACAACTTAAACCCTGGTAATTCAGGTGGTAAGAAAATCAAAAAAATTCACCTTTCACCTAAGGCTAAAATTTATAAAAAAGCCGCTGCTAGTATTGAGCAAGCAGATTTGGTAGTAATTGGACCTGGGGATTTGTATGCTAGTATTTTACCCAATTTCTTGGCCCAAGGTATTAAAACAGCTTTTACTAAAAGCCAGGCAAAAATTGTCTATATTGTCAATCTAATGACCAGTTTCACTCAAACTGCCAATTATAAAGCTAGTGATCATTTGACAGAGCTTGAGCAGTATTTGGGGAAAAAACCAGACTTCGTTTTTATGCATTCAGGGGTTATTTCTAAGCAAATGCTTGAACTTTATCAGGCTGAGCAGGAATTTCCGGTTGAAGATGATTTAGATCGAAATAAGTACCAAGTAATTGGTAGAGATTTTTTGGAAACTGTAGTAGCTAGTAAGCAGCCAGGAGACGCGCTTCATAGAAGTTTATTGCGGCATGATGGAGAAAAAATAAGTCAGGAGCTTCTTAAGCTTTTATAA
- a CDS encoding HAD family hydrolase → MHKPVFLFDIDKTLTNLNREVSPRTKTVLTKLQDQGFMLNVATGRKFQTIYDNILQLFKPDCLHITSGGGEIITTQGNIIWQKKLNPEALEQIYRLSRKFGAKLHFGFDNFYVADNDLLARFKKHNWKVELKPFSYQYYHDLTEVTVHGLNQELNLAFKSLSNITIKTMTAYDGTPYADITAKNVTKATTMKRWARLLNIDLKDVVAIGDSSNDIEMLKLAGQGIAMGNATEDVKAVADEIIGHTNNDGLAKYLEQFIKA, encoded by the coding sequence ATGCATAAACCTGTTTTTCTTTTCGATATTGATAAAACTCTGACCAACTTAAACCGTGAAGTTTCCCCTCGAACCAAAACAGTGCTTACTAAACTTCAAGACCAAGGCTTTATGCTAAACGTCGCTACAGGCAGGAAATTTCAAACTATATACGATAATATTTTGCAATTATTTAAACCCGATTGCCTTCATATTACTTCTGGAGGCGGTGAGATCATTACAACCCAAGGTAATATTATCTGGCAAAAGAAACTTAATCCTGAAGCTTTAGAGCAAATCTATCGACTTAGTCGAAAATTTGGCGCTAAGCTTCATTTTGGTTTTGATAATTTTTACGTAGCAGATAATGATTTATTAGCCCGATTTAAAAAACATAATTGGAAAGTTGAGCTAAAACCCTTTAGTTACCAATATTATCATGATTTAACTGAGGTCACCGTTCATGGTCTAAATCAAGAACTCAATCTAGCTTTTAAAAGCTTGTCAAATATAACTATTAAAACTATGACAGCATATGATGGCACTCCTTATGCTGATATTACTGCTAAAAACGTCACTAAAGCCACTACTATGAAACGCTGGGCTAGACTTTTAAATATTGATTTAAAAGATGTGGTTGCCATTGGTGATAGCAGTAATGATATTGAAATGCTCAAACTTGCTGGTCAAGGTATTGCTATGGGCAATGCCACAGAAGATGTTAAAGCTGTGGCTGATGAAATTATTGGCCACACCAATAATGATGGTTTAGCTAAATACTTAGAACAGTTTATAAAAGCTTAA
- a CDS encoding UDP-N-acetylmuramoyl-L-alanyl-D-glutamate--2,6-diaminopimelate ligase has translation MSTLTILRPLLPNWLVNTCWHLPKAILANWYYGFPSKNLTIIGVTGTDGKTTTSTMLYHILHKAGYKVALISTVAAKIGKEEIDTGFHVTSPEPWALQKMLKQVVRQGFDYLVLESTSQGLVQNRTWGIKFTGGIVTNIDIDHLDYHKTWENYVKAKGLLFKNTSFAVLNCEDGSYKPLKETAKGKIISYGVKKGDWNLKDTQVKISLIGQYNQLNALAASAAAHELGVDKKKSLKYLESFPGVLGRMQIMYQKDFTVIVDFAHTPNALRQALGQLRPKTKSRLISIFGCAGLRDKARREMGQVSAKLADITVITAEDPRTEGVEAISCEIEAWAQKEGAKELSRQEITKLKTVKKAVYVKIPDRQEAINFGIKIAQKGDIVGIFGKGHEQSMCYGTTETLWTDQEAVKKALKKYGYSAK, from the coding sequence ATGAGTACGCTAACAATTTTAAGACCACTTTTGCCAAACTGGTTAGTAAATACTTGCTGGCATTTGCCTAAAGCCATTTTAGCTAATTGGTATTATGGTTTTCCTTCGAAAAATTTGACTATTATTGGAGTAACTGGCACTGACGGGAAGACTACCACCTCAACCATGTTGTATCATATCTTACATAAAGCTGGCTATAAGGTGGCGCTTATTTCTACGGTAGCTGCTAAAATTGGTAAAGAGGAGATCGATACTGGTTTCCATGTCACTTCCCCAGAACCTTGGGCTTTACAAAAAATGTTAAAACAAGTTGTTCGTCAAGGCTTTGATTATCTAGTCTTGGAATCTACTTCTCAAGGGTTGGTGCAAAACCGAACGTGGGGTATCAAATTTACGGGTGGGATTGTGACCAATATTGATATTGACCACCTTGACTACCATAAAACTTGGGAAAATTATGTCAAAGCAAAAGGTTTGCTTTTCAAAAATACCAGCTTTGCGGTTTTAAATTGTGAAGATGGCTCATATAAACCACTTAAAGAAACAGCAAAAGGAAAAATAATTTCATACGGAGTAAAAAAAGGAGATTGGAACCTGAAAGATACCCAAGTGAAAATCTCTCTTATAGGTCAATACAACCAATTAAATGCTTTGGCAGCTAGTGCTGCAGCTCATGAACTGGGTGTTGATAAGAAAAAAAGCCTTAAATATTTAGAGTCATTTCCAGGGGTGTTGGGTAGAATGCAGATTATGTATCAAAAAGATTTTACGGTGATTGTTGATTTTGCCCATACTCCCAATGCACTTAGGCAGGCCTTAGGTCAGCTCCGACCCAAAACTAAAAGTAGATTAATTTCAATTTTTGGCTGTGCAGGCTTACGGGATAAAGCCAGGCGGGAAATGGGCCAAGTGTCTGCAAAGCTAGCCGATATTACGGTTATAACTGCCGAAGACCCGCGTACCGAAGGTGTTGAGGCTATAAGTTGCGAAATTGAAGCATGGGCTCAAAAAGAAGGAGCCAAAGAATTATCCCGGCAAGAAATTACTAAACTAAAAACAGTAAAGAAAGCAGTTTATGTTAAAATTCCAGATAGACAAGAAGCAATTAATTTTGGGATAAAAATTGCTCAAAAAGGCGATATTGTGGGGATTTTTGGCAAAGGACATGAACAGTCAATGTGTTACGGTACGACCGAAACATTATGGACAGATCAGGAAGCAGTTAAAAAAGCTTTAAAAAAATATGGCTACAGTGCAAAATAA